The Elaeis guineensis isolate ETL-2024a chromosome 11, EG11, whole genome shotgun sequence genomic interval CTGATTCCAGTTACGAACCAAACGCCTCCATaatattttgattggcttatgcTAACAACAAACATGGACATCAAGTTTGATTCAGTCTCTGCAAGCATCAGGGAGAGCTTGAATGCTGGGAGCAATTTTCTATTAGCATCTACCATGATACCACCACTTgcagtcagattttttttttttcctcaactgATTTCAAGGAGGCAAATTCTAATTGTATGGCACCTGAGTCAGCTTTTACCCTTTTCTGAATCAATTCTTTGTATAAATGCTGGTCCTACACtagttctgattaaggtgttctacCAACTCCAAGATGATATCATTTCCTGAAAATCTAAGCTGTCTAAccgggaaaaaaaaaatattttatcaagcaTGAGAAATATAGTTTGGCTGGAGCGATCTTATTTATGATATTCATGGCCGATTTGATCACTTGTTTGTATTGCTTGTTTCCAAATTCCTAATCTGGCCCCCAACCTAAACTGAAAGAATAATGCAAGTTACGATATGTAGATGATGTAACCTAGTTTTTAATTGTTTCCGTGCAGGTTATCAGTCAGCCATGCGATGGATCATAGAATGAGGATGCGTGTGCGTGATGTGTCACGTTTGTCACTATCTTCCTTCTAGATAAACAAGTCATACTATTAGGTAGGTGAGTGAAAGAGAGTCTTTAGTACAATGTCATGTTCATCTCTAACCTTTTGGATGCCAGTAACTAGACTGTGGAATGTGAGGCATAGAGCATTTTCTCGCCCACTTGCTATGAAAAGTTGGAAGTGATAGGCTGATATTATTTATGGGGCAAGGTATTTGAATTTTAAGAACTCATAATGCTATTACAGAGCAATAGAAACAAGTATTTGGTTTATTGGGAGAAGCCACTAGTGCTCTCATTAAGATGCTGCACTACTctatttcttctcttctttcttctcttccttcttttcttctttcttctcctctttcttttcttctttcgctGGGCCTACTGATAGAATATCGATCTTTCCTATTTTCTTCAACTTCTTTGCAATTGCCACTGTGTCCATCTCGCCTATAATAGTCATCTTCTGGTCCTTCAGATCAGCAGCTATTGAATCAATGCCTGATTCAAAACACATGATACTGTGATTAAATTGGAAACTGTTTGCAGTAGTTTCCTGCGCAACAACTAACAAGTATTTCAGACTTGAAATGCGAAAGAGAGAGCATGTTCCACCTGTTTCCATGGCTCTGTTACTCTGCACTCAAGGTTCATAATTCATCATCCATAGTTTCAAGTAAATCATTGAAGTTATGGTTATTATTTTTGGGACATGAAACTTTTACTAGGATGAAAaaacatttgaaaaaaaaaaaaaaatgaacattgGAAACTCGTGAAGATTTGAAATATGAAAACATGGAAATATTAGTATTATTAGCCGCTGAAAGAAAAGCACAATCTGATATTACTTTGTATGAAGCGAAAATTTGATGTACGTTTAATTTGTTTATGAATTCATGTCTTGCTGCCTATAGAAGTATTCTTTACAAAACTAAACAACTGAGAAAGGCGACCCCCTCCTGCAGCCAACCATAAAATGGTTCTGCAATCCTGGTGTGCAGGCCCAAGGTTTGATTCCATGACTTATGATTGGGACTCCAAAGTTTTTCAACTGAAAGACACAAACTAACTGAATTAAATAGTTCCTCCTTGGACCAAACAATTTAGATTTCCCATCACTCATAAGCCACAAAACATAAAATTCAGACACTCTGTTTAATTTAGTTCCATAAATTTGGAAGGAAAATTACAGGGTGGATGGCTTACTATAAGCCAAACCAAAGATGTTTTAATGGATGCTATGCAGTATCACAGATTACTTCATGCACAActagaaaaattcaaatttgTTCATACTGCACCCAGCATAGATCTGGAAAACTAAGGTTAAAAGATGGTAATTGAAGAAGATCCAGGATAAACAAGAACCGTAGATCTCGGCAGCAGCCTCTATTGCTTTCTGCTTTGTCTTCTCATCATTCATGGCCAGAATCTTGAGCACTACTTTTTGCTATTTGAACCACAGAATACATAATTAAAAAGGGACCGTTAGGAAGCTTAGAactacaaatatgaatgcataaattAGGCTGGGAAAGAAAGAATAAGAGAGAATTTAATGCTGGAGTAGTACATACCTGTGCCat includes:
- the LOC140852566 gene encoding heavy metal-associated isoprenylated plant protein 39-like, with translation MAQQKVVLKILAMNDEKTKQKAIEAAAEIYGIDSIAADLKDQKMTIIGEMDTVAIAKKLKKIGKIDILSVGPAKEEKKEEKKEEKKEEKKEEKK